Proteins encoded within one genomic window of Triticum aestivum cultivar Chinese Spring chromosome 2D, IWGSC CS RefSeq v2.1, whole genome shotgun sequence:
- the LOC123055172 gene encoding uncharacterized protein, giving the protein MENNNKAEAQLDSLSKLPDHLLLNILERVETLDALRTCILSKRMLKLPPMLSLLDIDIGSLARYLKPDVDTFNRIFQYNIAVAATTDKILGARNPEIPIRELRVRFCLRHDECLSISQAVARTMATHKLDVAEFVVLTEKTSWRCTQHDLLSFAKRFNTWFGDCPVVFAGLTHLWLRNLRFGELDIHNILNTCKRLESLRLTHCDAGVRSVLQVQHAQLVALQIDYGEFEAIQLNCLPKLQRVKYVGWSYQEDPLIFGSVPQLSKLILGNVGVSSTSNIQLSQLLANVPWITDLRLDFQSEKIWVLPECPKLLAPVLGKLQIVNLDNLPQGCNIDWTMFILEAASSLKELCITVWDHWCEMETNKDVRRKKGYCEKANVEWQPSAVHFKHKNLVKLTICGFQPEENFVRYIRRVMEIAVNMKEISLYDWQVCEDCGDLDPNIKVCPSRYPRTTEEKDMLREEITKELPMASPAVIHFRS; this is encoded by the exons ATGGAAAACAATAAT AAAGCCGAAGCCCAACTTGACAGTCTTAGCAAGCTGCCGGATCACCTTCTACTCAACATATTGGAGAGGGTTGAAACGCTAGATGCCTTGAGAACCTGCATCCTGTCTAAGAGGATGCTAAAGCTTCCCCCCATGCTGTCGCTGCTTGATATAGATATTGGTTCCCTTGCGCGTTACCTCAAGCCCGATGTCGACACCTTTAATCGTATTTTTCAGTACAACATTGCTGTGGCTGCTACCACGGACAAGATACTTGGTGCGAGGAATCCCGAGATCCCCATCCGCGAGCTGAGGGTCAGGTTCTGTTTGAGGCATGATGAGTGTCTCTCCATCAGCCAAGCTGTTGCCCGCACCATGGCAACCCACAAGCTCGATGTCGCTGAGTTTGTCGTCCTCACGGAGAAGACTAGTTGGAGATGCACTCAACATGATCTCCTCTCCTTTGCCAAGCGGTTCAATACTTGGTTTGGTGATTGTCCAGTTGTGTTTGCTGGTCTCACGCACCTGTGGCTGCGGAATTTGAGGTTTGGTGAACTGGACATCCACAACATCCTCAACACCTGCAAGCGCTTGGAATCTCTGCGTCTCACCCATTGTGACGCAGGGGTCCGCTCCGTGCTTCAAGTACAGCATGCTCAACTTGTTGCGCTCCAGATCGACTATGGGGAATTTGAAGCCATCCAACTCAACTGTCTACCAAAACTCCAACGTGTCAAATATGTTGGTTGGTCTTACCAAGAAGATCCCCTGATTTTTGGTTCTGTCCCGCAGCTTTCAAAGCTAATCCTTGGAAATGTTGGTGTTAGTTCGACTAGTAATATTCAGTTAAGTCAGCTCCTTGCTAATGTACCCTGGATAACTGACCTGCGTCTGGATTTTCAAAGTGAAAAG ATTTGGGTTTTACCTGAGTGCCCTAAACTGCTTGCACCTGTGCTTGGCAAGCTACAGATTGTGAATCTGGATAATCTTCCTCAAGGATGCAATATTGATTGGACCATGTTCATTCTTGAAGCTGCAAGCTCCCTAAAGGAGCTATGCATCACGGTGTGGGATCATTGGTGTGAAATGGAGACAAACAAGGATGTTCGAAGGAAAAAGGGTTACTGTGAGAAAGCAAACGTGGAGTGGCAACCATCTGCTGTTCATTTTAAGCACAAGAATCTGGTTAAGCTCACCATCTGCGGCTTCCAACCTGAGGAGAACTTTGTGCGGTACATTAGGCGTGTCATGGAAATCGCGGTGAACATGAAGGAGATATCTCTGTACGACTGGCAGGTGTGCGAGGACTGCGGTGACTTGGATCCCAATATCAAGGTCTGTCCTTCTCGGTATCCACGGACCACTGAGGAGAAGGATATGTTGAGGGAGGAGATTACTAAGGAGTTGCCGATGGCTTCGCCTGCTGTGATTCACTTCAGGTCCTAA